A stretch of the Thermodesulfobacteriota bacterium genome encodes the following:
- a CDS encoding antitoxin: MGQLTLRGIPDDIRALAEAEARSKGISLNKAFLAILRKGAARPARPRHQDRGEGEFTPFLGLWSEEEADAFDQALREQRGTDGELWP; the protein is encoded by the coding sequence GTGGGCCAGCTTACCCTGCGGGGCATACCGGACGACATTCGGGCATTGGCTGAGGCAGAAGCGCGGAGCAAGGGGATCAGCCTGAACAAGGCCTTTCTGGCCATCCTCCGCAAGGGAGCAGCACGGCCAGCACGACCCCGCCACCAGGACCGAGGCGAAGGCGAGTTCACCCCCTTCCTGGGGCTCTGGTCGGAAGAGGAGGCGGACGCCTTTGACCAGGCCCTCCGTGAGCAGCGGGGTACGGACGGGGAGCTGTGGCCGTGA
- a CDS encoding SIS domain-containing protein: MTSAGHWSDNVATLTRLLADLSARESTGRELDADAAFIRWRDTTLALRAARGTVYLVGNGASASMASHFAADLAKNAHVRTEVFSDLSLITAIANDLCYEEVFAEPLRRRWTAGDMLVAISSSGRSPNILRAVAEARRLSGTVVTLSAMAAGNPLRSAGDLNFYLPAETYGLAESGHAAILHHWMDLVAAGSGPGVS; this comes from the coding sequence ATGACATCAGCCGGTCACTGGTCCGACAACGTTGCCACCCTGACCAGGCTGCTGGCCGATTTGTCGGCCCGGGAGAGCACGGGCCGGGAGCTGGACGCCGACGCCGCCTTCATCCGTTGGCGTGACACCACCCTGGCCCTGCGGGCCGCCCGGGGCACGGTCTATCTGGTGGGCAATGGCGCCTCCGCCTCCATGGCCAGCCACTTCGCGGCCGATCTGGCCAAGAATGCCCATGTGCGCACCGAGGTGTTCTCGGATCTGTCCCTCATCACCGCCATCGCCAACGACCTGTGCTACGAGGAGGTGTTCGCCGAGCCCCTGCGCCGCCGCTGGACCGCCGGGGACATGCTGGTGGCCATCAGCTCCTCGGGCCGCTCCCCCAACATCCTGCGGGCAGTGGCCGAGGCGAGGCGCCTTTCCGGCACCGTGGTCACCCTGTCGGCCATGGCCGCCGGCAACCCGTTGCGGTCCGCCGGTGACCTCAACTTCTATCTGCCGGCCGAAACATACGGCCTGGCGGAAAGCGGCCATGCCGCCATCCTCCACCACTGGATGGATCTGGTGGCGGCGGGCAGCGGCCCCGGGGTGTCTTGA
- a CDS encoding addiction module protein: protein MQTARKLTVSDALQLDVRERIRLVEAIWDSIAAVPEAVELTDEQREELDRRLGAFNSDQVKGSPWDEVRARLLAQE from the coding sequence ATGCAGACAGCCAGGAAATTGACCGTATCGGATGCCTTGCAGCTCGACGTCCGCGAACGGATCAGGCTGGTCGAAGCCATCTGGGACAGCATCGCTGCGGTCCCGGAGGCGGTCGAGCTGACCGACGAGCAACGGGAAGAACTGGACAGGCGGCTGGGAGCATTCAACTCCGACCAGGTGAAAGGATCCCCATGGGACGAGGTTCGGGCGCGCCTCCTTGCTCAGGAGTAG